The Flavobacterium psychrophilum genome includes a region encoding these proteins:
- a CDS encoding cobalt-zinc-cadmium resistance protein: protein MAISENKGLQSTFVGIVVSGILAILKALGGIFGNSYALIADAIESTADIFTSSMLWLGLKWASKPADEDHPYGHGKAEALIAIGIGAALTIAAFVIGKESVHNILTPHKSPKPYTLIILLVVIATKEILYRYVKKTGQDLNSDAIKADAFHHRSDAITSAAAFVGISIALIGGEGYEVADDYAALFAGVIILINVYQIVRPAIGELLDEDLDPSLNTKVRALAAEVQGVTNVEKCHTRKMGVLNHADLHIWVDGDLSVTEGHTIAHAVKDHIQQALPQFADVMIHIEPDGHHH, encoded by the coding sequence ATGGCAATATCTGAAAATAAAGGCTTACAATCTACATTTGTCGGAATAGTGGTCAGCGGTATACTGGCTATACTAAAGGCATTGGGCGGTATATTTGGTAACTCTTATGCGCTTATTGCCGATGCTATAGAATCTACAGCCGATATCTTTACATCGAGTATGTTGTGGCTCGGACTAAAGTGGGCTTCCAAACCAGCCGATGAAGACCACCCATACGGACACGGTAAAGCAGAAGCGCTTATTGCTATTGGTATAGGTGCAGCCCTTACCATTGCTGCATTTGTAATAGGCAAGGAGAGCGTTCATAATATTTTAACCCCGCACAAAAGCCCTAAACCTTACACGCTTATAATATTACTGGTTGTTATCGCTACCAAAGAAATATTATACCGCTATGTTAAGAAAACCGGACAGGACCTGAACAGCGATGCAATTAAGGCAGACGCTTTTCATCATAGGAGTGATGCTATCACTTCGGCAGCCGCATTTGTGGGAATTTCCATTGCATTAATAGGGGGAGAGGGGTATGAAGTTGCCGATGATTATGCCGCATTATTTGCAGGCGTAATTATCCTTATCAATGTCTACCAGATCGTCAGGCCTGCTATTGGCGAACTTTTAGATGAAGACCTTGACCCGTCGTTAAACACTAAAGTAAGGGCACTTGCTGCAGAAGTACAAGGGGTAACCAATGTAGAGAAATGCCATACCCGTAAAATGGGCGTTCTTAACCACGCCGACCTTCATATATGGGTGGACGGGGATTTATCTGTAACCGAAGGGCATACTATTGCGCATGCAGTTAAAGACCACATACAGCAGGCTTTACCGCAGTTTGCAGATGTTATGATTCATATTGAGCCCGATGGGCACCACCACTAA
- a CDS encoding RNA helicase, whose product MTFQDLKLLKNIQQALADEGYENPTPIQEQAIPIILEGTDLVGCAQTGTGKTAAFAIPILNSLHHIVGSAKKVKYIRTLVVTPTRELALQIGESFDTYGKYTNIRQLTIFGGVNQVSQTDQLKKGVDILIATPGRLLDLHKQGFINLDHLHTLVLDEADQMLDMGFINDVKKIIKLTPDNRQTLLFSATMPVAIRELADSFLTKPKYVSVAPISSTAERVKQQIYFVDKGDKRKLLYHLIRNENLDNVLVFTRTKHGADNVVKALKKNGVEAGAIHGDKSQGARQRVLDQFKNKEVGVLVATDIAARGIDIESLPYVINFDLPNIPETYVHRIGRTGRAGREGLSISFCSKDELPYLKDIEKLIRLQIKVIDGHPYPYPEEVAPAPGEKKKPDLRNKNKNKPAGNGGNANSRKSEASKKNKKRWY is encoded by the coding sequence ATGACATTTCAGGATCTTAAATTACTTAAAAATATACAACAGGCACTTGCAGACGAAGGGTATGAAAACCCTACCCCGATACAGGAACAGGCCATCCCTATTATTTTAGAAGGAACCGACCTCGTAGGCTGCGCGCAGACAGGTACGGGTAAAACCGCTGCCTTTGCCATTCCTATACTTAACTCGCTGCACCACATTGTAGGCTCGGCTAAAAAAGTTAAATACATCCGCACACTTGTAGTTACACCTACTCGTGAACTTGCTTTACAGATAGGCGAAAGCTTTGACACATACGGAAAATATACAAACATTCGCCAGCTAACCATTTTTGGCGGTGTAAACCAGGTTTCACAAACAGATCAGCTTAAAAAAGGTGTAGACATTCTTATTGCTACCCCTGGAAGGCTGCTTGACCTCCACAAACAGGGATTCATCAATCTAGATCATCTGCACACACTTGTACTTGATGAGGCTGACCAGATGCTGGACATGGGCTTTATTAACGATGTAAAGAAAATTATCAAACTTACACCTGATAACAGGCAGACACTATTGTTTTCTGCTACTATGCCTGTAGCTATACGCGAACTGGCAGATAGTTTCCTTACCAAACCAAAATACGTTTCTGTAGCACCTATATCGTCAACAGCAGAAAGAGTTAAACAGCAAATATACTTCGTAGATAAGGGAGACAAGCGTAAACTGCTTTACCACCTTATACGCAACGAAAACCTTGATAACGTGCTTGTGTTTACACGTACAAAACATGGAGCAGACAATGTTGTAAAAGCACTTAAGAAAAATGGCGTTGAAGCAGGTGCTATCCACGGTGATAAATCGCAGGGAGCAAGACAGCGTGTGTTAGACCAGTTTAAAAATAAAGAAGTGGGCGTACTTGTTGCTACCGATATCGCTGCCCGTGGTATTGATATTGAAAGCCTGCCTTACGTTATAAACTTTGACCTTCCTAATATTCCTGAAACCTATGTACACCGTATTGGCCGTACCGGAAGAGCAGGAAGAGAAGGATTATCTATATCGTTTTGCAGCAAAGACGAACTTCCTTACCTAAAAGATATCGAAAAGCTTATCCGTCTCCAGATAAAGGTTATCGACGGTCACCCTTATCCATACCCTGAGGAAGTTGCTCCGGCACCGGGTGAAAAGAAAAAACCCGATCTTAGGAATAAGAATAAAAACAAGCCTGCCGGAAACGGAGGAAACGCTAACTCCAGAAAATCTGAAGCTTCGAAAAAAAATAAAAAACGCTGGTATTAA
- a CDS encoding N-acetyl-alpha-D-glucosaminyl L-malate synthase, which yields MKIAIVCYPTFGGSGVVATELGLELARRGHEIHFITYSQPVRLALLNPNIHYHEVHVPEYPLFHYQPYELALSSKLVDMVKLHGIELLHVHYAIPHAYAGYMAKKMLKEQGIRIPMVTTLHGTDITLVGNHPFYKPAVSFSINHSDIVTSVSQDLKDATYRLFDIKRDIEVIPNFIEIDKSRIDETSECHRSLMATETQKILTHISNFRKVKRIPDVIRIFNEVQKVMPAKLMMVGDGPEKAPAEALCEELGISDKVIFFGNSNEISKILCFSDLFLLPSETESFGLAALEAMASGVPVISSNTGGLPEVNREGYSGYLSNVGDIDDMAQKAISILSDDNVLFEFKSNALKVAQEFDIQAVMPMYERVYRKALKMHK from the coding sequence ATGAAAATCGCAATAGTTTGTTATCCAACCTTTGGAGGTAGTGGTGTTGTTGCTACCGAACTTGGATTGGAACTGGCCCGAAGGGGTCATGAAATTCACTTTATTACTTACAGCCAACCCGTTCGATTGGCTTTACTTAACCCCAATATACATTACCACGAAGTACACGTTCCCGAATATCCTTTGTTTCATTACCAGCCGTATGAGTTAGCGCTTTCAAGCAAGCTTGTAGACATGGTAAAGTTACATGGAATTGAATTGCTGCATGTTCACTATGCTATTCCACACGCGTATGCTGGGTATATGGCTAAGAAAATGCTGAAAGAACAGGGAATTAGGATTCCTATGGTTACAACGCTTCACGGTACAGATATTACACTGGTAGGTAACCACCCGTTCTATAAACCGGCAGTAAGCTTTAGTATTAATCATTCAGATATCGTAACTTCGGTATCTCAGGACTTAAAAGACGCTACCTACCGACTTTTTGATATAAAAAGGGATATAGAAGTTATCCCGAACTTTATAGAGATAGATAAAAGCCGTATCGATGAAACGTCTGAATGCCATCGTTCGTTAATGGCTACAGAAACACAGAAGATTTTAACCCATATTAGTAACTTCAGGAAAGTAAAACGTATCCCTGATGTTATAAGGATATTCAATGAGGTGCAGAAAGTTATGCCTGCAAAACTAATGATGGTGGGAGATGGCCCCGAGAAAGCTCCGGCAGAAGCACTTTGTGAAGAGCTGGGTATTAGCGATAAGGTTATCTTTTTTGGAAATAGCAACGAGATCAGTAAGATCTTGTGTTTCTCCGACCTTTTCCTTTTACCATCGGAAACAGAAAGTTTCGGACTTGCAGCACTTGAGGCAATGGCAAGTGGAGTACCGGTAATTTCTAGTAATACTGGGGGACTACCGGAAGTGAATAGAGAGGGTTACTCGGGTTACCTTAGTAATGTTGGTGATATAGATGATATGGCGCAAAAAGCAATATCTATATTGTCTGACGATAATGTACTGTTTGAATTTAAGTCTAACGCGCTTAAGGTTGCCCAGGAGTTTGACATACAGGCAGTAATGCCAATGTATGAAAGGGTATACCGAAAAGCTTTAAAAATGCATAAATAA
- a CDS encoding CoB--CoM heterodisulfide reductase: MNQENFTVPTMADMMASGQQPEVLFWVGCSGSFDDRAKKITKAFVKILNSAKVPFAVLGTEESCTGDPAKRAGNEFLFQMQAMMNIEVLNAYEVKKIVTACPHCFNTIKNEYPGLGGSYEVVHHTQFLKSLLDDGRLTIEGGQFKGKKITFHDPCYLGRANNIYEAPRDLMEKLDAELVEMKRSKLNGLCCGAGGAQMFKEPEKGNKDVNVERTEDALETQPEIIAAGCPFCNTMLTDGVKAKNREHDVKVMDVAELIANAKDL; this comes from the coding sequence ATGAATCAGGAAAATTTTACAGTTCCCACGATGGCCGACATGATGGCTTCGGGACAGCAACCGGAAGTTTTATTCTGGGTTGGCTGTTCAGGAAGTTTTGATGACAGAGCTAAAAAAATAACCAAAGCATTTGTAAAGATACTTAACAGTGCAAAGGTACCTTTTGCTGTTTTGGGAACAGAAGAAAGCTGTACCGGAGACCCCGCTAAAAGAGCTGGTAATGAGTTTTTATTCCAGATGCAGGCAATGATGAATATTGAGGTACTTAATGCGTATGAGGTTAAGAAAATTGTAACCGCATGCCCACATTGCTTCAATACCATAAAAAATGAATATCCGGGACTTGGCGGAAGCTATGAGGTGGTTCACCACACGCAGTTTTTAAAATCGCTTCTGGATGATGGCAGGCTTACTATTGAAGGTGGCCAGTTTAAAGGTAAGAAAATTACGTTTCATGACCCTTGCTATCTCGGGCGTGCCAATAATATCTATGAGGCTCCGCGTGACCTTATGGAAAAACTGGATGCCGAGCTTGTAGAGATGAAACGCTCTAAACTTAACGGGCTTTGTTGTGGTGCCGGTGGTGCCCAGATGTTTAAAGAGCCTGAAAAAGGAAATAAGGATGTGAACGTAGAGAGAACAGAAGATGCTCTTGAAACTCAGCCTGAAATTATTGCAGCGGGTTGTCCGTTTTGCAATACCATGCTAACTGATGGCGTTAAAGCTAAAAACAGGGAGCATGACGTTAAAGTAATGGATGTGGCAGAATTAATTGCCAATGCGAAGGATTTATAA
- a CDS encoding ABC transporter ATPase: protein MYVPFETLPEESRIWIYQSNRKFSEEEVSEIEASLQAFLEGWAAHGAGLEASYQIKYNRFIIIAINQEVQAATGCSIDASVQFIQALEQKFGVDLLDKMNVTFKLGEHIAYKTLIDFKKMAKEKAVSANTIVFNNLVNTVGEWQDYWEVPAGESWHSRFF from the coding sequence ATGTACGTTCCGTTTGAAACACTGCCTGAAGAATCCAGAATTTGGATTTACCAGTCGAACAGGAAATTTTCTGAAGAGGAAGTTTCCGAGATAGAAGCATCACTACAAGCATTTCTTGAAGGCTGGGCAGCTCATGGCGCCGGACTTGAGGCTTCTTATCAAATAAAATACAACAGATTTATTATTATCGCGATTAATCAGGAGGTTCAGGCTGCTACAGGCTGTTCTATAGATGCATCTGTACAGTTTATACAGGCGTTGGAACAAAAGTTTGGAGTTGACCTGCTGGATAAGATGAATGTAACCTTTAAACTGGGGGAACATATCGCTTATAAAACGCTTATCGACTTTAAGAAAATGGCGAAAGAAAAAGCCGTATCTGCTAATACCATTGTGTTTAATAATTTAGTGAATACCGTAGGAGAATGGCAGGATTATTGGGAAGTACCTGCAGGAGAAAGCTGGCACAGTCGCTTTTTTTAG
- a CDS encoding phosphoheptose isomerase produces the protein MKAEDIDKNLQPITENGEHLSPILPDGIKNYLIDIDGTICDDIPNEEPERMVTAAVYPDALETLNGWYDEGHIIFFFTSRTEAHREITENWLKEHGFKYHGMLMGKPRGGNYHWIDNHLVKATRYRGKFTNLIDKEVTIQVFDDGKHE, from the coding sequence ATGAAAGCGGAAGACATCGACAAAAACTTACAGCCGATTACAGAAAATGGCGAACATTTAAGCCCTATACTTCCTGATGGGATTAAAAACTACCTTATTGATATAGACGGCACTATTTGTGACGATATACCCAATGAGGAGCCCGAAAGGATGGTTACAGCGGCGGTGTATCCTGATGCATTGGAAACACTTAACGGATGGTATGATGAAGGGCATATTATATTCTTCTTTACATCGCGTACTGAGGCGCACAGGGAAATTACCGAAAACTGGCTTAAAGAGCATGGTTTTAAATACCACGGTATGCTTATGGGCAAACCAAGGGGAGGTAACTATCACTGGATAGACAACCACCTTGTTAAAGCAACACGTTACAGAGGTAAATTTACCAACCTAATTGATAAAGAAGTTACTATCCAGGTTTTTGACGACGGAAAGCACGAATAA
- a CDS encoding beta-N-acetylglucosaminidase, producing MRFFIVVFLLAVQVVSAQKARVFSDYKSEAERKWVDSVYNGFSFEEKVGQLFMVAAYSNKDSAHVRGIDKLIMDYKIGGLIFFQGGPVRQARLTNRFQSKAKLPLFIGIDAEWGLSMRLDSTYRYPWNMTLGAVQDMKLIEKMGQQMAIQAKRMGIHFNFAPVLDINTNPVNPIIGNRSFGEDRFKVTERASALMRGIQSQGVFATGKHFPGHGDTSTDSHHSLPFLNFTKERLYDIEFYPYRKLFAEGLSSIMVAHLNVPSLEPTKNYPTSLSYNVVTNIVQDELGFKGLIFTDALNMKGASGYMQPGDIDLEAFLAGNDVLLFAENVPVAIEKFRQAYADSTLSDERLQFSVKKILAYKFRGGLNKYKPIDLKNLYNELNGHEYDDLNYQLYENAVTVLKNDQEVVPVMDIEKEKIAYVKLGDDDGSVYLKTLQKYADVTEVQEDTLKILSAKLKDYTTVIVGYHKADGAWKKHELSAKELVWLDTIAKNKRVIFTHFAKPYSLMPIKSFKNIKTVVLAYQNNEISQTVAAEIVFGALGSKGQLPVTLGSSFKLNDGLFTKTTNRLGFTTPENVAMSSAKLSKIDLIAQRAINEKMTPGLQVLVARKGKVIYQKSFGYHTYDNDVKVKNADVYDVASLTKILATLPNLMQLYDKGKVNLDAKLGDMLLAFADTDKKNITLKDMLLHQARFQAWIPFYQETLDSNKRPDSLLYRKMYSAEFPNQVAENLFLVKGYEDTIVKRIADSKLLKKKEYKYSDFSFILLKEYLENMTGKPLDVLSQDAFYKPLGAAYTSYNPLRKWDMCNIPPTEIDNYFRYQVIQGYVHDMGAAMEDGIAGHAGLFSNAMDVAKIMQMYLQKGNYGGKQYFSAKTFDTFNTCYACKEGNRRGLGFDKPQIEKSGPTCGCVSKSSFGHTGFTGTMTWADPETEIVYVFLSNRTYPEASENRLSKENIREDIQKAIQDAIIE from the coding sequence ATGAGGTTTTTCATAGTAGTTTTCTTGTTAGCCGTTCAGGTTGTATCTGCCCAAAAGGCACGTGTTTTCAGTGATTATAAGTCAGAAGCTGAGAGAAAATGGGTAGACAGCGTGTACAATGGCTTTTCTTTCGAGGAAAAAGTCGGACAGCTGTTTATGGTCGCTGCTTATTCTAATAAAGACTCTGCCCATGTAAGGGGGATAGATAAACTTATTATGGACTATAAGATCGGCGGGCTTATTTTTTTTCAGGGTGGTCCGGTTAGGCAGGCAAGGCTTACCAACCGTTTTCAGTCGAAAGCAAAACTACCGTTATTCATCGGCATTGATGCAGAATGGGGCTTAAGCATGAGGCTTGATTCTACTTATCGCTATCCGTGGAATATGACACTTGGTGCAGTGCAGGATATGAAACTCATTGAAAAAATGGGTCAGCAGATGGCTATCCAGGCAAAACGAATGGGTATCCATTTTAACTTTGCACCTGTATTAGATATCAATACAAATCCTGTTAATCCTATCATCGGTAACCGATCGTTTGGTGAAGATAGGTTTAAGGTTACCGAAAGGGCATCAGCATTGATGCGTGGTATACAAAGCCAGGGTGTATTTGCTACAGGAAAACACTTTCCGGGGCATGGAGATACTTCAACCGATTCGCACCACTCATTACCTTTCTTGAACTTTACAAAAGAACGACTTTACGATATTGAATTTTATCCTTACAGGAAACTGTTTGCGGAGGGCTTGTCCAGTATAATGGTCGCGCACCTTAATGTGCCAAGCCTTGAGCCTACGAAGAACTATCCTACATCACTATCGTATAATGTGGTGACGAATATTGTTCAGGATGAGCTGGGCTTTAAAGGCCTTATTTTTACCGATGCGCTTAATATGAAAGGTGCCAGCGGCTACATGCAACCGGGAGACATAGACCTTGAGGCATTTTTAGCGGGTAACGATGTGTTACTGTTTGCAGAAAATGTACCTGTGGCTATAGAAAAGTTCCGTCAGGCGTATGCTGATAGTACTTTATCTGATGAACGTTTACAGTTTTCGGTAAAGAAAATATTAGCATATAAATTCAGGGGAGGGCTTAATAAATATAAGCCTATCGACCTTAAAAATTTATACAATGAACTTAACGGACATGAGTACGACGACCTGAATTACCAATTGTACGAAAATGCAGTTACGGTTTTAAAGAATGATCAGGAAGTAGTACCGGTTATGGATATTGAAAAAGAAAAGATAGCCTATGTAAAGTTGGGTGATGATGACGGTTCGGTTTACCTGAAGACGCTTCAGAAATATGCAGACGTTACCGAAGTTCAGGAGGATACACTTAAGATACTTTCGGCTAAACTTAAAGATTATACCACAGTTATTGTGGGTTATCATAAGGCTGATGGCGCATGGAAAAAACACGAATTATCGGCTAAGGAGCTGGTATGGCTTGATACTATCGCTAAAAACAAACGTGTAATATTTACGCATTTTGCCAAGCCGTATTCGCTAATGCCTATTAAAAGCTTTAAGAATATTAAAACGGTTGTGCTTGCGTACCAAAATAATGAGATATCGCAGACCGTTGCCGCCGAAATTGTTTTTGGTGCTTTAGGCTCTAAAGGGCAATTACCGGTAACGTTAGGATCTTCGTTTAAACTTAATGATGGATTGTTTACCAAAACAACCAACAGGCTCGGATTTACTACGCCTGAAAACGTAGCTATGAGCTCGGCTAAGCTAAGTAAGATCGATTTGATTGCACAACGTGCTATTAATGAGAAGATGACACCCGGACTACAGGTACTTGTGGCACGAAAGGGAAAAGTCATTTATCAGAAATCGTTTGGTTACCATACCTATGATAATGATGTGAAAGTAAAAAATGCCGATGTATATGATGTTGCATCATTAACAAAGATACTTGCTACTTTGCCTAACCTTATGCAATTGTACGATAAAGGAAAAGTGAACCTTGATGCTAAACTAGGGGATATGCTTCTGGCTTTTGCTGATACCGACAAGAAAAACATTACGCTGAAAGATATGTTGTTACACCAGGCACGTTTCCAGGCATGGATACCTTTCTATCAGGAAACGCTTGACAGCAACAAGAGGCCGGATTCGCTGTTATACAGGAAAATGTATAGTGCAGAATTTCCTAATCAGGTGGCGGAAAACCTTTTCCTTGTAAAAGGGTATGAAGATACAATCGTGAAACGCATTGCCGATAGTAAACTGCTTAAGAAAAAAGAATATAAATACAGCGACTTCTCCTTTATACTGCTTAAAGAATATCTTGAAAATATGACGGGCAAACCGCTTGATGTATTGAGTCAGGACGCCTTTTATAAGCCACTTGGGGCGGCATATACATCATATAACCCTTTGCGTAAATGGGATATGTGTAACATACCGCCAACAGAAATTGATAACTATTTCCGTTACCAGGTAATTCAGGGATATGTTCATGATATGGGCGCAGCGATGGAAGATGGTATTGCGGGCCATGCAGGGCTATTCTCTAATGCTATGGATGTTGCCAAGATCATGCAGATGTATCTTCAAAAAGGTAACTATGGTGGTAAGCAGTATTTTTCGGCTAAAACATTTGATACCTTTAATACGTGCTATGCCTGTAAGGAGGGTAATAGGAGGGGACTTGGATTTGATAAGCCACAGATTGAAAAATCGGGGCCAACATGCGGATGTGTTTCTAAGTCGAGCTTTGGGCACACTGGTTTTACAGGTACTATGACTTGGGCAGATCCCGAAACGGAAATCGTGTATGTGTTCCTGTCTAACCGTACGTATCCGGAAGCATCGGAAAACAGGCTTTCTAAGGAAAACATCAGGGAAGATATTCAGAAAGCAATTCAGGACGCAATTATAGAATAA
- a CDS encoding Fe-S oxidoreductase: protein MSYIDNILFVVVLAVGFGYFALNVKKLFRNIKLGRDIDRFDNPSERWGNMALIALGQSKMVRKPVMGILHIIVYVGFVIINVELLEIIIDGIFGTHRLFSFMGGFYNFLIGFFEILAFGVIFSVTVFWIRRNIIKLKRFIHSDLKGWPKSDANYILYFEMVLMVFFLTMNAADGYLQSIGAHHYTQAGAFPVSGFLSPIFNGMSEGTVIIIERTAWWLHIVGIMIFMNYLYFSKHLHILLAFPNTYFANLKPKGKFENLDSVTNEVKLMMDPNADLFAAAPPAAEGEEPAKFGASDVQDLNWVQLMNAYTCTECGRCTESCPANITGKKLSPRKIMMDTRDRLEEVGRNIDKNKGIFVDDGKSLLNDYITPEELWACTTCNGCVEACPVNIDPLSIIMDMRRFLVMEQSAAPVELNGMMTNIENNGAPWQYSQMDRLNWKDEA from the coding sequence ATGAGCTATATAGATAATATCCTTTTTGTTGTAGTGCTTGCTGTAGGCTTTGGCTATTTTGCACTCAATGTGAAAAAACTTTTCCGCAATATAAAATTAGGAAGGGATATAGACCGTTTTGATAATCCGTCTGAGCGTTGGGGCAATATGGCTCTTATAGCACTGGGGCAATCTAAAATGGTACGTAAACCGGTAATGGGTATTTTACACATTATTGTTTACGTTGGCTTTGTAATTATAAACGTTGAGCTTCTTGAAATTATAATAGACGGTATCTTTGGTACGCACAGGCTTTTCTCATTTATGGGAGGCTTTTATAATTTCCTTATCGGCTTTTTTGAGATACTGGCTTTTGGTGTAATTTTCTCTGTTACTGTTTTCTGGATCAGACGGAATATCATCAAACTAAAAAGATTTATACATAGCGACCTTAAAGGATGGCCTAAAAGCGATGCTAACTACATTTTATACTTTGAAATGGTATTGATGGTGTTTTTCCTGACGATGAATGCTGCCGATGGGTATCTTCAGTCGATAGGGGCGCATCATTACACACAGGCCGGTGCTTTTCCTGTTTCAGGATTTTTATCGCCTATCTTCAATGGTATGTCTGAAGGGACGGTAATTATCATCGAAAGAACAGCGTGGTGGCTGCATATAGTTGGTATCATGATCTTCATGAATTACCTGTACTTTTCTAAACACCTTCACATATTACTTGCATTTCCCAACACATACTTTGCTAACCTTAAACCGAAGGGTAAATTTGAGAACCTTGATTCGGTTACCAATGAGGTTAAACTAATGATGGATCCAAATGCCGATCTGTTTGCTGCTGCACCGCCGGCTGCCGAAGGTGAGGAACCTGCCAAATTTGGTGCAAGCGATGTTCAGGATCTTAACTGGGTTCAGTTGATGAATGCCTACACGTGTACAGAATGTGGTCGTTGTACCGAATCCTGCCCGGCAAATATTACCGGAAAGAAACTTTCTCCAAGAAAGATCATGATGGATACCCGCGACAGGCTGGAAGAAGTTGGCAGAAATATTGATAAAAATAAAGGCATATTTGTTGACGACGGCAAATCGCTGCTTAACGATTATATTACCCCCGAAGAGCTATGGGCTTGTACTACCTGTAACGGTTGTGTAGAGGCCTGCCCTGTAAACATAGACCCGCTTTCTATTATCATGGATATGCGAAGGTTCCTTGTAATGGAGCAGAGTGCTGCACCTGTTGAGCTTAACGGGATGATGACAAATATTGAGAACAATGGAGCGCCATGGCAGTACAGCCAGATGGACAGGTTAAACTGGAAAGACGAAGCATAA
- a CDS encoding endonuclease/exonuclease/phosphatase yields MKQIVTSIILIFTFASTTAQNVKVMSYNIRLDVASDGENRWDNRKDMLTAQVLKLSPDFMGVQEALPQQIDYLNANLKGYKYIGVGRDDGKRDGEFSAIFYNASQYKMLQQSTFWLSETPDKASFGWDAACRRVCTYGLFENSKTKKKIWIFNTHFDHIGDVARVNSARMILAKIKEVNTENLPFALTGDFNLEDDSESIKLLGADLSDAKKVAKKVSGPVATFNNFNTDEPATKRIDYIFVPKNGVDVTNYRVIEELKSNRYPSDHFPVYVELKVK; encoded by the coding sequence ATGAAACAAATAGTAACATCAATTATCCTAATTTTTACATTCGCCAGTACTACTGCACAAAATGTAAAAGTAATGAGTTATAACATCCGGCTGGATGTAGCCAGCGATGGCGAAAACCGCTGGGATAACCGTAAAGATATGCTGACTGCCCAGGTGCTGAAACTATCCCCTGATTTTATGGGCGTTCAGGAGGCACTTCCACAGCAGATAGACTATCTCAATGCAAATCTTAAAGGTTATAAATACATAGGTGTTGGCAGGGATGATGGTAAACGCGACGGCGAATTCTCGGCAATATTTTACAATGCATCGCAATACAAAATGTTGCAGCAATCGACATTTTGGTTATCTGAAACTCCTGACAAAGCTTCTTTTGGCTGGGATGCTGCCTGCAGAAGGGTATGCACCTACGGCCTTTTTGAAAATAGTAAGACCAAAAAGAAGATATGGATATTCAATACCCATTTTGACCATATAGGCGATGTTGCACGTGTTAACAGCGCTAGAATGATATTGGCTAAAATAAAGGAAGTGAATACAGAAAATCTTCCTTTTGCCCTTACGGGAGATTTTAACCTTGAAGACGACAGCGAAAGCATTAAGCTTCTAGGTGCAGACCTATCCGACGCTAAAAAAGTTGCCAAAAAAGTAAGCGGCCCGGTTGCAACTTTCAATAATTTTAATACAGATGAACCAGCTACTAAACGTATCGATTATATATTCGTTCCTAAAAATGGTGTCGATGTAACGAATTATAGGGTTATTGAAGAATTAAAATCTAACCGTTATCCTTCAGACCATTTTCCTGTATATGTTGAATTAAAAGTGAAGTAA